In Helianthus annuus cultivar XRQ/B chromosome 9, HanXRQr2.0-SUNRISE, whole genome shotgun sequence, the following are encoded in one genomic region:
- the LOC110908787 gene encoding allene oxide cyclase, chloroplastic, which yields MAASASASASLQSIPSYVKQSHTTTTTGAAPNLLSFRTSINPVFSKKLTTNVNVSGSRKAFTIKSQSNPSDSSRPTKVHELCVYEINERDRGSPMYLRLGQKPVNSLGDLVPFTNKVYSADLQTRLGITAGICILIKNMPEKKGDRYEAIYSFHLGDYGQISVQGAYVTTEDTYLSVTGGTGVFAGAYGQVKLQQLVFPFKLFYTFYLQGLSADLPSELLVTPVPPSPAVEASPAAKAAEPGATCPNYTD from the exons ATGGCTGCAtctgcttcagcttcagcttctttGCAATCAATCCCTTCATATGTAAAACaatcacacaccaccaccaccaccggagCAGCTCCTAATCTCCTGTCATTCAGAACCTCTATTAACCCGGTTTTCTCAAAGAAACTGACCACCAACGTTAATGTTTCCGGCAGTCGGAAAGCGTTTACTATCAAAAGTCAAAGCAACCCCTCAGATTCTTCTAGACCCA CCAAAGTGCACGAACTATGTGTGTATGAGATCAACGAAAGGGACCGTGGAAGCCCTATGTATCTCAGATTGGGTCAAAAACCTGTGAATTCCCTTGGAGATCTTGTTCCTTTTACCAACAAG GTGTACAGTGCGGATCTTCAAACAAGATTAGGGATCACTGCCGGAATATGTATTCTGATCAAAAACATGCCGGAAAAGAAAGGTGACAGGTACGAAGCTATTTACAGCTTCCACTTGGGAGATTACGGGCAGATATCCGTACAGGGTGCTTACGTCACAACGGAGGATACCTACCTTTCCGTCACCGGCGGTACCGGAGTGTTCGCCGGAGCGTACGGTCAAGTGAAGCTGCAGCAGCTGGTGTTTCCGTTTAAGctgttttatactttttatttgcAAGGGTTGTCTGCTGATCTGCCGTCGGAGCTGTTGGTGACGCCGGTTCCTCCATCTCCGGCGGTGGAAGCGTCGCCGGCGGCGAAGGCAGCTGAGCCTGGGGCTACGTGCCCTAACTATACTGACTGA